GGATTTCTCCACGCTTACCGGATTGGCGGGCCTGGCGCTTTCGCCGTTGGCTCCGCATCTGGCGTTCGTGTTCGTGTGGCTCTCCAGTTGCGGGACGTCGGTGATGCAATGGTGCGCGGATACCATAGGCGGCTCGCCGACCGCCACCATGCCTTGGGCCGGTGGGGCCGCAGGGGCATTGACGGTGGTCGCCTGCGAAGTCGGCATGGTGCTGCTGGTCAAAACCGCGTCCGCGTTGGCAGGTAAGAGCGATAAGGAAGATTCCGTGAACGGTCACGAGAGTCGTTTCAAGGGTTTGCGGAACAAGGGGGCGGTATGGTTCAAGGAAACCGAACAGATGTTCGAACGGCTTGGTGATTCGAGCTGAGCGGAGAGACACGGCGTATGTCCAGCTGTGCCACCACATTGAATATCATAGAAAGTCGTAGAGGTCTCGCCGTGATGCGGCCGGACCGGGTAATCGGAAAGAATCGAGGAATGATGGCCGGAAAACGAGCCCGACGGCGAACCCGGTTCGTGTTGGTCGTCGGAGGAGACGAGTTCCTCAACGAGCAAGAGGTACGCGATTGCCGTGACGAGGCCGCAAAGAACGATCCGGAAGCAGAGATCGTCGAACTCGATGCGGGCGAGGCGAGCCGATACGACTTCGACGAGGCCGTGAGCCCGTCGCTGCTGAGCTCGAGCTCGATTGTCATCATCCGCCACATCCAGAATTCCGAGGACGCGTTGACCGACACCATGGTCGATTACTGCACGTCCATGGCCAAGGACCCTTCCACTGCGGCGGGAACGGTCATCGCACAGCATGACGGCGGGCAGAAAGGCAAGAGAATCATCGACAGGCTCACCAAGGCGGGAGCCGAAAAAAAGGCGGTTCCCGATCTCAAGCGTGCCGACGCCAAGCTGAACTTCGTCATCCAATGCTTCGAGCGCCGCAAACGCCGCGTCGACCCGGCCGCAGCCCAACAGCTGGTCGCCGTGCTGGGGGAGAAGACCGGTGAGCTCGCCGCCATGTGCGAGCAGCTGTGCTTCGATTTCGACGACGACCCCATCGGTCTCGAGCTGGTCGACCAATACCTGACCGGCAACGCCGAGGTCACCGGATTCGCAGTGGCCGATGCGGCGCTGAACGGCAATGACGCCAAGGCCATCATCAACATGCGCGCCGCCGTCGCGCAAGGCACCGATCCCATTGCTCTGGTCGGCGCTCTGGCGATGAAACTGCGGACGTTGGCCAAGGCTTCCGCGCTACGTTCCGGCAGCATATCCCAAGCCGAGGCAAAGACCAATCCATGGGTCCTGCGCAACGCCACCCGGCAACTCGGCGGATGGACATCCGCGGGGCTTTCCAGATGCATCCAGACGCTGGCATGGGCCGACGAACAGAACAAGACCAACGGGGGAGACCCGATGTATGCGCTGGAGCGTTCCATCGAACTGATCAGCCACAAAGGACATATGACAAATGAACGATGAATCTCGCTATACCGTCGAAGTGCCGACCGGCACCGATATGCAGGCTCTTGGAGCGAAGGTGTCCGCGTGCGTGCGAGGCGGCGATGTTTTGCTGCTTTCAGGACCGTTGGGGGCAGGCAAGACCACCTTCGCGCAAGGTTTCGGAGCCGGCCTGCATATTCAGGAACCCATCGTTTCCCCGACCTTCACCATCGCCCGGGAACTTGACGGGCGTTTTGCCGACGGCACCCCCGCGCATCTGGTACACGTCGACGCGTACCGGCTTGGAGGCAACGCCTACGCACCCGGCCAGGACACGGTCGACCGGCTCCTTGATGAACTCGAATCGTTGGGGCTTGACGAGGAGCTTGAAGATCCGGGCGAGCATACGCTGGTCCTCATGGAATGGGGGGAGCAGATGGCCTCCGCGTTTGCCCAGGAACGTCTTGAGGTGCATATCGAACGTCCGCTTGACCGGCAGGCACTCGCCGAAGAAGCCCAAGACTGGCAAACGGAGCTGACAGGCGACGGCATGCGTACGGTGGCCTTCGTTCCGGTCGGTGAACGCTGGAAGGATTTCGGCCGCCAACTCGACGCGTTGCGATAGTCAAGACCGTGCCGGAACTCAGCGGTTATGTCGACGATGTACAGTTGCAACGGCATGAATCCTGATGTCCGGCGATCGAACAGTCATCGGCCGGATGACAATCAATGGTAGGAGCGGCAAATATGGCGAACACACTGGTCATAGACACCTCGTTCGGTTCGACGGTAGGCGTCTTGGGACACGAGCCGATCGTGGAAACCGATTCACGTACCCATGTCGAAAAGCTGCAGGTCAATATCGGCACGGCCGTGGGCTCGGCGGGGCTCGCGCCCGGCGAGCTTGACCGGATTGTCGTCGGTGTCGGACCGGCGCCATTTACCGGGCTCCGCGCCGGAATCGTCGCGGCGAAGGCCATCGCATACGCCACCGGCGCGCAATTGCTCGGCGCCGACGTCCTCGAGCCGCAGGCATGGATGATGAAACTGAAACGCCAAGGTGATGACCGGCTTGCCGATTGCGGTTTTCTCGCCACGACGGGAAAGACTGCAGGCGAGCAACATACACGTCATCTGACTCTGGCCGTCAACGACGCCCGTCGACGTCAGCTGTATTTCGCCCTTTATGCCGATGAAGAGAACAAAGCCGAGGGGGAACACAAGAAGCCCGAATCCGCTGTCGCAGGCGAGCGGCCGTTTGTCTTCACGGCAGTCACTATGGACATCGATTATCCGCAACATATCGTCGAACGGGTCCTGAAGGCCATTGAGGGGTTGGATGGCGTTGGTGCCGCCGGTGAATACCGTATCGACATCGTCGGCCATGGTGCCTCGAAATACGATGAGGCCTGGCAGGGATTCGGCGAATCATTGGGGCAGGTCATCGACCATTCCGTGTTGGATGCCGGGGCAGCAGGCCTACAGATTTTCACTGATTGCACCCTGGCAAGCAACGGTTTCGACATTGCAGCATCGAACGATGCCGAGGCGATATCGGATAACGGCAATAAGAACGGTATACGGCCGGTAGAACCGCTCTATCTGCGCCGTCCGGACGTCTCCGTGCCCAATCCCTTGAAGCATGTGCTGAACCATGCCGGCGCCACGAAAGCCTGACGGTACATGATCGTCGATTTCGGTGAGCTTGATCAGCAATGGGCCCTGCGGTCCGCGCTTGGGCTCGAGACCGAGCTTTTCGGTGCCCAGGCTTGGGACATTCAGACGCTTCGCACCGAGATAACGGACACGTCACGAACCTATCTGGCCGATATCGTCGAGGGATCCGGTGCCGCCACGACGCCAGATGCCGATGGCCGTGGAACCGATGGCGGGAGTGCATTCGCCCCACCGTCCACGACCGCCTTGGCGATGCGCGGTTACGCCGGCATATGGCACGCCGACGCCCGGGCCGAGATCATGACTATCGGCGTCGGGAAACGGTTCCAACGCAAGGGCGTCGCCAGGAACCTTCTCGACGCATTGATCAGCCGTGCACGGCATTGCGATGTTCGTCGCATCACCCTGGAGGTCCGTGTCGACAACGAGCCGGCGAAACGGCTCTATCGCTCACGTGGCTTTGAGGGTATCGGCCTGCTGCGGCATTACTATCAACCCGAAAACATCGATGCCGTCGAAATGGCCTTGGACCTCGAAACGCATATCATGGGATTCGGCAGCGTCAAAGAGAATATGGAGCAAAAGCAATGAGCGAACCGACAGTACTGGGTATCGAATCGACCTGCGACGAGACCGCGGCGGCCATCGTGCGCGGACGCACCCTTGTTTCCAACGTGGTCGCCTCCTCCATGGAGGAACACGCGCGTTACGGCGGGGTCATCCCCGAAATCGCCTCACGCGCCCACGCCGAAGCGTTCGTGCCCGTGGTCAGCAAAGCGCTGGCCGACGCCGACATGGACCTTTCCGACATCGACGCCATTGCGGTGTCGGCCGGTCCGGGCCTTGCCGGCTGCCTGGCCGTCGGGGTGTCCGGAGCGAAGGCGCTTGCATGGTCGGCGAACAAGCCGATCTACGGCATCAATCACGTCATCGGTCATATCGCCGTCACCCAACTGCAATTCGGGCCATTCCCGAAAGACACCCTGGCGCTTATCGTTTCGGGCGGCCATACGTCGCTGTTGCACGTCGGAGACGTCGCCCGCCACGTGGACGTCGTCGGCACGACGCTTGATGACGCCGCAGGGGAGTGCTTCGACAAGGTCGCCCGCCTGCTGGGCTTCCCCTACCCGGGAGGCCCCCATATCGACAGGCATGGCCAGCTTGGCGATCCCCACGCCATCAAGGTGCCGCAGGGCCTCACCAAGGGCAAGGCAGGCAAAGAGCATCCCTACGATTTCAGCTTCTCGGGCGTGAAGACCGCCGTGGCCCGTTGGGTTGAGGCACAACAGGCCGCAGGCAACCCGATTCCGGTCGATGACGTCTGCGCCTCGCTGGCCGACTCGGTCGCCACGGTGCTGGCCAATAAGGCCATGCACGGATGCGAGGAATACGGTTCCAAGACGTTGATCGTCGGCGGCGGTTTCTCCGCCAATTCCCAACTGAGGGCCAAACTGCTTGAAGTCGGCGAGCAGCAAGGTGTCGAGGTGCGCATCCCGCAGATCAAGCTGTGCACCGACAACGGCGCGATGGTCGCCATGCTCGGAGTCAACCTGGTCGAGGCCGGCATACGTCCTTCTGCTCCCGATTTCCCGATTGATTCGGCCATGCCGATGAACGTCATCAGCGTCTGAGCCGCTTCCTTGAACCGCGACACCCCGCAAAAATCAGGCGACACGCCATTGGAGTTGCGAGCTGACGATTCTTGTATATTATATATTTCTTGTGCGGTGCTTGAGGCTTCGCACGGGACATTCCCGCATAGCTCAGTTGGCAGAGCGTCTGACTGTTAATCAGAATGTCGCTGGTTCAAGCCCAGCTGCGGGAGCGGAAAGATAATCCCGGGAGTTTAACTCCCGGGATTTTTCGTAAGTGCTAGGATTCAAGCTTTCGGATATATGACTCTGAGGCAGGGGAATTTCGGTAAAGGTATATCAGCGTCGGCGATGAACCGTCTCCACTCAGGTAATGCGAACAGCGGCGTGTCAGCCCCCGTAAAGCATCTACGCCTTTTGTTACTGTACTGCTTTGTGACCCGAGCGATAAGGCCACGTATTGGCAGTGAATGAAGAAGAGGTTGATGTTGGGACGCACCGGAAACAGCCCAAAACCGACTGAAAAGAATACGCCCGGTGGTTCCCTCACTTCGAATTCCCTGCTGGTTTCTCAGCCTTCCCGCAACAACGCAATCGATGGTCTGAGAGCCTTGGCCATCATCGGGGTGGTGGCCTATCATGTGCGTCCGTCTCTGCTGCGTGGCGGCTTTCTCGGCGTCACGGTGTTCTTCGTCATCTCCGGTTTCCTGATAACCGGCAGCGTGGAACGACGGATGTCCGGACCGCAGGGGTTTCATTATGCAGGCTACCTGTACAGGAAAATCAAGCGTCTGACCTTCCCGCTGCTTTCCCTGATCGCACTGGTCGTGCCGATCGCCTATCTGCTTTCGCCGGGCATGCTTCCGAAACTGCATCTCGATGCGCTGCCCAGCGCGTTGTATGCCAGCAATTGGGTCTATATCTTCCGTAAGGTTTCCTATTTCAGTGCCGCGGGACTCCCGTCACCGCTTACCCATCTGTGGTTCCTCGCACTGACCATGCAGTTCTATCTGGTCTGGGTCTCGCTGCTGTGGCTGATGCACCGTTTTGGCTTACGGTTGCGCATCAGATTCCTGGCAACTCTGCTGCTTGCCGTCGCGTCCACGGTTCTGATGACGGTGCTCTATGTTCCCGGAACCGATGTGTCTCGCGTCTATTACGGCCTTGACACACGTTTTTCGGAATTGATGGTCGGCGCATTGCTGGCGTTGATGGTCGAGCGGGCCAAATCAAAACAAGAACTCGATTCGGAGACGTCAGGCACCGGACGTCGGCCTGCTCTGTTCAATCTCGCCTTGGCGGGAGCCGGGTTCTGCCTTCTCGCCGCCCTGATCGTCCTGTATTATGCTGCAGACGGCAATGACGCATGGCTGTACCGCGGCGGCTTCCAGGCGGTCGCCCTGATCGTCGCCCTGCTGCTCGCCGTCGTTCTGGTGCCGGGCAATCTCTGCCGTTCGCTTTTGGGGATGCGGGTGCTACGTTACATCGGCTCACGCTCCTTCTCGATCTATCTGGCCCATTATCCGCTGCTTGAATTCATGAACCCCGCCATCCGCACACAGCCGTTGCGTTGGTGGGAATGGATCGTGCAATTCATGGTGCTGTGGGCGTCCTGCGAGGCCTTCTATCAGATGGCCGAGGCGACGCGCAAATCCAGGCCTGCAGGCAAGGGGCCATTGCGCGAAATGCGCCTGATCACTAAGATCCTGGCGTTGTGCGGTGTGGTGGCCGTTGTGCTGTGTACGCTACTGCCTGTGAATTTCAATAGGGTGGCCGGCGAACGTTCGTCTGTCTTACGACGGGAATATCTTGCGGTCGAGCGAAACATGGGAATGGCGACTGCGATCAGAAGCGACCTGATGACGCTGCGCAGGTCGGCCGTGCCCAAGCCGTCGCTGAATCTGCCTGTGCGTTTGGTGCCGAAGGCCGCCAAGGTACCCAAAAACCTCGATACCAAAGGTTGGACCTACGATGCCGCCACAGGTTCATGTAGTGCGAATCCTCTGATTATCAGCGATTCCGTGGAGATGGGTGCGCACGATTATGTCCAGCAGCATATCCCGGCAAGCATTCAGGACAATATGGTCGGCCGCCACTTTTCCACAGGTGCCGACCTCTTCCGCAAGCATCAGGGGCAAGGCCAGGCCGGAAGCGTTGTCATCATGGCACTGGGGACCAACGACCGCATTGTCGACGAACAACAGGTCGAGGACCTGATAGCGGCGGTGGGCGACGAACCCATATACCTCACTACGGTCCGTATGCCCGATACCTGGCAGGATTCGAACAACCAGATTCTGCGTTCCGTGCTCGCCAGGCATCCGAATGTAGGGCTTCTTGATTGGTATTCGGTGAGCAACATGCATCCTGAATACTTCTACGACGACGGGACGCATCTGACTCCCGGGGAGAACGGCGGCCGTGAGGCCTACGGCATCATGCTGAGGCAGGGACTGTGCGGGCAATGATGTCCGTTCAACCGTTGCGGCAGTGAAACGAATTGAGGCACCAGCCCGCCAGCCGGGAATAAGGAGCCGAACCTGTCAAGTGGCGCACGGCGAAACGCGGCTGCCGGCCGTGTCAAGGAACCCGTCATATTGATCGTGGCATTGAGCTGAGACGCAAATCTTCGGGAGACGAACGTCTATTGGCTCAACCCTGACCTAACGTCATCAATCCTGCCTCTGCGGGCACCGGAAACAGCCCTGAAGATGGTCGTTGACCATTCCCGTCGACTGCATATAGGCATACATGGTGGTAGGCCCGACGAACTTGAATCCGGCCTTTTTCATGGCTTTGCTCATTCGCGTAGAGGCTTCCGTGACCGCCGGCACCTCCTCAAAGCTCTGAGGCCTGCGGATATACGGGCCCGACGGGGCGAAACTCCAGATGTAATCGGCGAACGGCATACCCAAGCCCAATACGACCTGTGCATTATGGACGATAGCCTCGATTTTTCGCCGGTTGCGGATGATGGCCTTGTTGGCCATCAGGCTGGAGACCTCGGGACCCATCTGCGCGACACGTTCGATATCGAAATCATGAAAAGCCTTGTCAATGGCCCTGCGTTTATTGATAATCGTGTTCCAGGAAAGCCCGGCCTGCATGGCTTCAAGCGCTAGACGTTCGAACAGGGCCTGCGAATCATGGCAGGGCGTGCCCCATTCCGTATCATGATAGACCAACATGTCGTGGCTCAGGTTGAGATACGACTCGGGCCAGCAGCGATAAAGGCCATCAGGCTGCGACCGAGTGATCTGGCCGTTCGGATCGTTTTCCTCCGTCTCTTGGTCAGCGTTCATGTTCTCGACCGCTCCTTTCTGATTCCGTTATCTCTTTTATACTCCCTTTCGGAGAACTGGCAGCATGTGGATAACTTTTGCGACACGCCCGGGCGTTGTGGATAACCGGGGACATCCGACCACACTACTTGTTTTTGACCCGCTGATCGCAAGATTCGGGGCATAGTGGAACAAGAGGTCCGGGCGAATACAGGCCAGTGTGCAATGAAAGGAGAAGCCATGGCAATGATGAGCAACAGGGAAAGGCAACGTCGTAAGCGCGAACTCGTGCGCTTCGTCAGGCAGCAACGCAGGCAACGGCTGATCGGCTTGATCTGGGGGTCGGTCACCGTGGTAACGGTATCCGCAGTGCTGCTCATAGGATTCGGCACCTCGGGTCGGCAAGCCTTGGCCGCTACGGGCAGCATGGCCGATCAATCCGTGGACTCGCCTGCGATCGATGGTGAAACCGATGAGCCCCCATGGTCGTTCAGCCATCATCCACTGGGTGTCGTTGAGCCGATCGAATCCTCAGACCTTGCTGTCCAGAACACAAAAGGCTGTCAGGCAGACATGAGATGGCCGGTCGTGCCACATGTGGTGATACGAAAATTCAAGGCCCCCAAGCAGGCCTGGGGACCGGGCCATCGCGGTGTCGATATCGCGGCGATAGAGGATACCCCTCTGTTCGCTCCTGCAAACGGTTTCATCAGTTTCGTCGGTATCGTGGCGGGCAAATCCGTGGTAAGTATCCGCCATAAGAGCCTCACCCTGACGCTTGAACCCGCGCAGACGCTTTTGCCGATAGGGACGCCTGTGATCAAAGGCATGCCGATCGGCACCGTCAAAGGGGTTTCGGACCACTGCACGGGACTGTGCGTGCACTGGGGAGTGAGAAAAAGCAGAAAGGAATACAGGGATCCGCAACAATTGGCGACAAAGCGAAAGATAGTCCTCAAACCTGTTGCAGCCTAAGTCGGCCTGTAGCCCGCGCCTGGCGGAAGAGGCAAAAGCCAATGGCGACAAGCCAACACTCAGCGTGAAATAGATACGCCTTACTTTCCTCGTCCGCCAGAGACGGCCTAAAGGCAGCCGCCACCGTACCGGCCCGAATGGTCGGAAAGGCTGCGAGCGCAATGACGCTGTTTACAGTCCTGCGTCCGCCAGAGAAATGTACCCGGGTTCAATCAGCAGGTGTTTGAGGTTGCTCGCGCTGACGGTCAATGACTTTTCATGGATGGTGCCCATCTCCACGCCGTCGACGGTTGTCGCCTTGACGTAGGGGAGTTCGCTCACCTTTTTCCCATTCTCGATTGCCACCGTCGCACCGGCGATGTCCTGCGAGAGCTTTTGGATGTTCTCCATGCCGGTCATCCACTGCTTGCCGTTGACCACATCGGGCAACATGTCGACATAGGCGCCGTAGCCGGTGATGATCGGCCAGGCCATATCCCCGTCATCGTTCGTTCGCACCCGACTCTTGATGCCGGGAACGTCCTCTTCGCTGTCCTTCGGCTTGGGCGGGGCTACCTTGTTGAGATTGTGTTTGCCGGTCAGTGTTCCGACTATGCCGGAGACTTCAATCTCGGGATTGATGTCGGCGGCGGTACCGGTGTATTTGAGGGTGGTCAGCTCATCCACAACCGCGGACGATACGAAATCGTTCATGGCCAGAATGCCATCGACATGAAGCGGCTGGCCTTCTTTGGACGAATCGGTGAGCCTGTCGTTGAGTTCCGTCTTTATCTCGGCTGTTTTGGAAGCCTTGAACGACACCGATTCCCAATCCTTGTCGGTAGTGGATGCGCTGAGCTTTTTCGACGGGCTGATGGCGCGGCCGTCTTTGAAGTAGGGCTGCAGCACGTGCCATATACCCGCAAAAGCCTCTTTGGCGAACGTCTGGCTCGTATTGAGAGTCGAATCGGTGTCCTCTCCCACGGGAATCATGACCTCAAGGGATTTCGGATGCATCTTGGTCGTCTTTTCCAAAGCGAGTTTCGAGACAAGCTGCCGGGCTTGCAGAACACCGATCTGGCGTGGGGTCGATAGGCTCACGAAGACATCGGGAGTAAACCCGGCCAGCGGATTGGCGAGAATGACGGTATGCGCTCCGACTTTCCTGGCAAGTTTCAGGGTCTTCGCCAGACGCTTCCCGGCCGCGATTTCGTTCTGTTTGTCGGTTCTGTCCTTGTCATCGTTCTGCGCCTGATCCGATGCGTCGCTCGAAGCGGATGATGGTTTGGCCTTCGTGTCATCGTTGGTTTGTCGATCGGTCTTGCCAGCCGGCTTCTCCGTGTCGTATGCGGGCGCATCGGCGGGATTGGTGACATAATCGCCGTATTGCTCGTTGCCTTTGTTGGCCGAGGTCGCAGGTGCGACGATCAGCGTCGTATGGCGGTTGGAGTCATCCGATGCGGTGGCAAGCTGGTTGACCACATAGTCCTGCACGTCATCACTCTGCTTGCGGAGGTTGCCGTCCGTCTTCACTTTGATGTTCTTTGACGAAAAGCCCGCATCGGTCAGCGATTTCGTGATGGCGGGGGCGAGCTTGGCCCACTTGTTCAGCGGGGTGTGCGAGGAGATGGAAATCCCATCGGACGGGGTGAACACCATTACATTGCTCTTGGCCACCGCCGAACTCACCGATATCTTGTCGGTGTCGATCGATGTGCTTCCTGCGTCCTTATGCCCCTCACCGCAAGCCGCCGACGTCATCGTCAGGACCACAGCAGTAGCGAAAGCCAGGAATCGTGCCAGGGAATGCTTGCCGCGCGTCGTCATGAATCACCCTTCTTTATACGCTAAATTCAATCAAGACCGATAATAGTCTTGGGCCGATATGAAGCGCCGCCGCAATTGGATACCTCTACAATATGTGCGACAGCGCCATCACAGATCCGCCCTTAACGTGATTGGCCCAATTCCTTTTGCAGTCCTTCGTCCAAGGCATCCATGAAACCAGCCGTATCGAGCCAAGGCTGGTCGGGACCTACGAGCATGGCCAGGTCCTTGGTCATCTTCCCGCCTTCCACGGTGTTGATGATGACCTGTTCCAAGGTTTCGGCGAAATGGCCGACTTCGGGCGTCTCGTCAAGCTTGGCCCGCTGCTTGAGCCCTCCGGTCCATGCGTAGATCGAAGCGATGGGGTTGGTCGAGGTCTTCTCGCCTTTGAGCCAGCGACGGTAATGGCGGGTGACGGTGCCGTGCGCAGCCTCGGCTTCCACGGTCTTGCCGTCAGGGGTCATCAGCACGGAGGTCATCAATCCCAGCGAGCCGAATCCTTGTGCCACCGAATCGGACTGCACGTCGCCGTCATAGTTCTTGCAGGCCCAGATATAGCCGCCGTGCCATTTCATCGTGCTGGCCACCATATCGTCGATCAGACGGTGTTCGTAAGAAAGGCCCTCAGCCTCGAAACGGTCCTTGTATTCGGTTTCATAGACTGCGGCGAAAATGTCCTTGAATTCGCCGTCGTAGGCTTTGAGAATCGTGTTCTTCGTCGACAGATACACCGGATAGTGACGCATGAGCCCGTAATTGAAGCAGGCCCGCGCGAAGCCGCGGATGGAGTCGTCAAGATTGTATTGCACTTGGGCGACGCCCGCACCCGGATAGTCGTAGACCACGTGTTCGATGGGCTCGCTTCCGTCGGCGGGTGTGAAGGTGACCGTCAGGCGTCCCGGTTTGTCGACCTTGAAATCCGTGGCCTTGTACTGGTCGCCGAAAGCGTGGCGGGCCACGACGATGGGCTTCTTCCAGCCGGGGACCAATCGCGGGATGTTGGCGATGACGATGGGCTCGCGGAAGATCGTGCCGCCGAGAATGTTGCGGATGGTCCCGTTCGGCGACTTCCACATCTTTTTCAGGTTGAATTCCTTGACACGTGCCTCGTCGGGGGTGATGGTGGCGCATTTGACGCCGACATGGTGCTTTTTGATGGCGTTGGCCGCATCGATGGTCACCTGGTCATCGGTCGCGTCGCGGTTTTCGATGCCGAGATCGTAATAGTCAAGATTGACGTCGAGATAGGGCAGGATAAGGCGGTTCTTGATATCCTTCCAGATCACCCTCGTCATCTCGTCGCCGTCAAGCTCGGCGACCGTCCCTTCGACCTTGATCTTTTTCATATCTGCCCTTTCTCTGCTATCAGGAAATACGAAGCCATTATCACGCCTGAAGATGTCATCGGCGTTGCTTTGACTGACTGGCGAGACGCTCTTTGTACGTCATTGCCGATCGTCTACGCTCGTCACGTAGGGGAAGTAATCTGGAAGCCATGACTCAGGAAATTGAAATCGGTTTGGGCAAAAAAGGCCGTTTGGCTTATTCCTTGGACGATATCGCCATCGTCCCCTCACGCAGGACCCGCGATCCGCAGGACGTTTCGACGGCTTGGCAGATCGATGCCTACCAGTTCGACGTGCCGGTGCTTTCGGCTCCGATGGATTCGGTGACCAGCCCTGCCACGGCGATCGCCATGGGCAAGCTCGGCGCTCTCGGAGTGCTCGACCTCGAAGGGTTGTGGACACGATACGACGACCCGCAGCCGCTGCTTGATGAGATCAGCCGGCTTGACGAGAGCAGCGCCACGGCCCGTCTGCAGGAGATCTACGCGGAGCCGATCAAGCCGGAACTGATCACCCGGCGTCTTCATGAGATACGTGACGCAGGCGTCACCGTCGCCGGCGCGCTTTCGCCCCAGCGCACGCAGGAGTTCTATTCGACCGTCGTCGACGCCGGCGTCGACCTCTTCGTCATCCGCGGCACGGCGGTTTCGGCCGAGCATGTTTCGCAGAAACACGAGCCTTTGAATCTGAAGAAGTTCATCTACGACCTTGATGTGCCGGTCATCGTCGGGGGAGCGGCCAGCTATACCGCGGCCCTTCATCTCATGCGTACCGGTGCCGCCGGCGTGCTTGTCGGTTTCGGCGGCGGGGCCGTTTCCGCGACACGGGCAACCATCGGCGTCCATGCGCCTATGGCCACCGCGATCGCCGATGTGGCCGAGGCCCGTCGTGATTATATGGACGAATCCGGCGGCCGCTACGTGCAGATCATCGCCGACGGCGGCATGGGCACCTCCGGCTCGTTCGTCAAGGCGCTGGCCATGGGCGCCGACGCGGTCATGCTCGGAGCGCCTTTGGCACGTGCGCAGGAAGCACCCGGCAAAGGCACGCATTGGGGTGCCGAGGCTCGCCATCCCTCCCTTCCCCGCGGGAAGCGGACAACAGTCGGTACGGTTGCGCCGTTGCAGCAGATTCTTTTCGGGCCCAGCCATAACGCCGACGGAACGGTGAACTTCATCGGCGCCCTTCGCCGGGCCATGGCTTCCACCGGCTACGTCGACCTGAAGAACTTCCAGCATTGCGACGTAACAGTCACGCTTTCGCATCTGGGCTGATACGCTGAAGCAAGCATTATTCCGTTCGGGCTATCTGGGTAACCAGATAGCCTTTTTCCGTTCGTTGATTAGTATTGTACGTTTATAATCATCGTATTCGATTCAAGGTTTTCCGAAACTCGATCGATAATCTTGATTTTTTGCCGAATCGGCCCTTTTCCCTTGACAATCCCTTGAATTTCTGTTGCTCTGGATGATAGCAAGAACAGCGAAAAGGAGGCTCAATGATGACCACGGAGACACGACCGCAACAGATGGTGGTCACCTATCGTTCCGGATTGCCGGCCTACGACGGGTCAATTCGAATCGAGTTGTCGAACAGACCG
The window above is part of the Bifidobacterium sp. ESL0704 genome. Proteins encoded here:
- the holA gene encoding DNA polymerase III subunit delta is translated as MAGKRARRRTRFVLVVGGDEFLNEQEVRDCRDEAAKNDPEAEIVELDAGEASRYDFDEAVSPSLLSSSSIVIIRHIQNSEDALTDTMVDYCTSMAKDPSTAAGTVIAQHDGGQKGKRIIDRLTKAGAEKKAVPDLKRADAKLNFVIQCFERRKRRVDPAAAQQLVAVLGEKTGELAAMCEQLCFDFDDDPIGLELVDQYLTGNAEVTGFAVADAALNGNDAKAIINMRAAVAQGTDPIALVGALAMKLRTLAKASALRSGSISQAEAKTNPWVLRNATRQLGGWTSAGLSRCIQTLAWADEQNKTNGGDPMYALERSIELISHKGHMTNER
- the tsaE gene encoding tRNA (adenosine(37)-N6)-threonylcarbamoyltransferase complex ATPase subunit type 1 TsaE, with the translated sequence MNDESRYTVEVPTGTDMQALGAKVSACVRGGDVLLLSGPLGAGKTTFAQGFGAGLHIQEPIVSPTFTIARELDGRFADGTPAHLVHVDAYRLGGNAYAPGQDTVDRLLDELESLGLDEELEDPGEHTLVLMEWGEQMASAFAQERLEVHIERPLDRQALAEEAQDWQTELTGDGMRTVAFVPVGERWKDFGRQLDALR
- the tsaB gene encoding tRNA (adenosine(37)-N6)-threonylcarbamoyltransferase complex dimerization subunit type 1 TsaB, with amino-acid sequence MANTLVIDTSFGSTVGVLGHEPIVETDSRTHVEKLQVNIGTAVGSAGLAPGELDRIVVGVGPAPFTGLRAGIVAAKAIAYATGAQLLGADVLEPQAWMMKLKRQGDDRLADCGFLATTGKTAGEQHTRHLTLAVNDARRRQLYFALYADEENKAEGEHKKPESAVAGERPFVFTAVTMDIDYPQHIVERVLKAIEGLDGVGAAGEYRIDIVGHGASKYDEAWQGFGESLGQVIDHSVLDAGAAGLQIFTDCTLASNGFDIAASNDAEAISDNGNKNGIRPVEPLYLRRPDVSVPNPLKHVLNHAGATKA
- a CDS encoding GNAT family N-acetyltransferase, encoding MIVDFGELDQQWALRSALGLETELFGAQAWDIQTLRTEITDTSRTYLADIVEGSGAATTPDADGRGTDGGSAFAPPSTTALAMRGYAGIWHADARAEIMTIGVGKRFQRKGVARNLLDALISRARHCDVRRITLEVRVDNEPAKRLYRSRGFEGIGLLRHYYQPENIDAVEMALDLETHIMGFGSVKENMEQKQ
- the tsaD gene encoding tRNA (adenosine(37)-N6)-threonylcarbamoyltransferase complex transferase subunit TsaD translates to MSEPTVLGIESTCDETAAAIVRGRTLVSNVVASSMEEHARYGGVIPEIASRAHAEAFVPVVSKALADADMDLSDIDAIAVSAGPGLAGCLAVGVSGAKALAWSANKPIYGINHVIGHIAVTQLQFGPFPKDTLALIVSGGHTSLLHVGDVARHVDVVGTTLDDAAGECFDKVARLLGFPYPGGPHIDRHGQLGDPHAIKVPQGLTKGKAGKEHPYDFSFSGVKTAVARWVEAQQAAGNPIPVDDVCASLADSVATVLANKAMHGCEEYGSKTLIVGGGFSANSQLRAKLLEVGEQQGVEVRIPQIKLCTDNGAMVAMLGVNLVEAGIRPSAPDFPIDSAMPMNVISV